A genome region from Anastrepha obliqua isolate idAnaObli1 chromosome 4, idAnaObli1_1.0, whole genome shotgun sequence includes the following:
- the LOC129244094 gene encoding protein wech-like: MSYFNNIPKTNTNGVDEVPNLLVSGILGSLPLCQSLETTNTSSLCTDFSNNFWHPLNGSSNDLGGDGIGMARRNFMPGTATSSSSSSSISCSICEVNATNRCIECNEFMCSNCWRNHLNDPQFANHSTFHLPSPIGTMPTGGFSAGAMNNSKPHHFCDIHNEILQYVCQPCKVLVCQCCTLYEHNGHTYSSVQSFYDELKDVIKNDLESSNTGKISIKSSIDRSLTFIRLVERNCAELSEDIRKTCRQFIRAIEDIERYLLESVEQLRQRRLAILNDQMAGLKSALAGLSETMEMLRKTSVNMSCMNNFDIAKKVLNAQRQLQQFAAIYKDLYPKYEEFVFVPPNDKILQDVLKQGVIVRANDNNTNVVNGAAVNRGSVSDCGGSVSDCCVPVSGGICRFNYENSFRGIPSLMLPLHGYSASANERDFGVLCKPSNLRLSAPRSTHSITNFIGPVRALCSNTPSLSFATEGHANGQVSRPWGLCVDKLGHILISDRRNNRVQVFNPDGTLKFIFGSKGSGNGEFDLPAGICVDIDNRIIVVDKDNHRVQIFTCTGIYLSKFGSFGKERGQFQYPWDVAVNSRRQIVVTDSRNHRIQQFDSEGRFIRQIVFESNAKTKNPASPRGVCYTPTGKIIVSDFDNHCLYLINPDLTEIVSIKGEEGNGIQEFNRPSGICCDDDGRIIIADSKNQRVIVYNPSLKFLWNIEIRPSRNPSMPHNLDEKDRACDVSLMPDGRIVFLLELSPDTKEGSNPYKRFVHVF, translated from the exons ATgtcatattttaataatataccgAAAACAAACACCAACGGTGTAGATGAGGTCCCAAACCTTCTAGTATCCGGCATTTTGGGTTCCCTTCCTCTGTGTCAGTCATTGGAAACAACTAATac TTCATCACTTTGCACCGATTTCTCCAATAACTTCTGGCATCCTTTGAATGGCAGTTCAAATGACTTAGGTGGTGATGGTATTGGAATGGCCAGACGGAATTTTATGCCTGGTACTGCAACATCATCGTCTAGCAGCTCGAGCATCAGTTGCAGTATATGTGAAGTAAATGCGACCAATCGTTGTATTGAGTGTAATGAGTTCATGTGCAGTAATTGCTGGCGTAACCATCTCAATGATCCCCAATTCGCAAATCActcgacttttcatttgccCTCACCAATTGGTACAATGCCCACCGGTGGTTTTTCTGCTGGTGCAATGAACAATTCAAAACCCCATCACTTTTGCGATATACACAATGAGATATTGCAGTACGTTTGCCAACCTTGCAAGGTGTTGGTATGCCAATGTTGCACTCTTTATGAGCACAACGGACATACGTACTCTTCGGTACAAAGTTTCTACGACGAATTGAAGGATGTAATTAAGAATGATCTTGAAAGTAGTAATACGGGCAAGATATCTATTAAGAGTAGTATTGACAGATCATTGACATTTATACGGCTCGTTGAGCGTAATTGTGCTGAACTGAGCGAAGATATACGCAAAACCTGCAGACAATTTATAAGGGCTATAGAGGATATTGAACGTTATTTATTGGAATCCGTTGAGCAACTGCGCCAACGCCGTTTGGCTATCTTAAATGATCAAATGGCCGGATTGAAATCGGCTCTCGCTGGACTCTCTGAAACCATGGAAATGTTGAGAAAGACCTCAGTGAATATGTCATGTATGAATAACTTTGATATAGCAAAGAAGGTTTTGAATGCACAACGACAACTTCAGCAATTCGCTGCCATATACAAAGATTTATATCCAAAATATGAGGAATTCGTATTCGTTCCACCAAACGATAAAATATTGCAGGATGTACTCAAACAAGGTGTAATTGTACGAGCAAATGATAATAACACGAATGTGGTAAATGGTGCTGCGGTTAACCGTGGATCAGTCAGCGATTGTGGTGGATCAGTCAGCGATTGCTGTGTCCCAGTTagcggtggaatttgtcgattCAATTATGAGAATAGTTTCCGCGGTATCCCTTCTCTAATGTTGCCGTTACATGGTTACAGCGCTAGTGCCAATGAAAGGGATTTTGGCGTGTTGTGTAAACCGTCAAATTTACGTTTAAGTGCACCACGTAGCACACATTCTataacaaatttcattggtcctGTAAGGGCTCTCTGTTCCAATACACCCTCACTATCATTTGCCACAGAGGGTCACGCTAATGGGCAAGTTAGCCGTCCTTGGGGCTTGTGTGTTGATAAGCTGGGTCACATATTGATCTCCGACAGACGTAATAATCGTGTGCAAGTTTTTAATCCGGATGGTACACTGAAATTTATATTCGGCTCCAAAGGTTCTGGAAATGGAGAGTTTGATTTACCAGCCGGCATTTGTGTCGACATAGATAATCGCATAATTGTTGTTGATAAGGATAATCATCGCGTACAAATTTTCACTTGCACTGGTATATATTTATCGAAGTTCGGTAGCTTTGGCAAAGAGCGTGGACAGTTCCAATATCCATGGGATGTGGCTGTAAATTCGCGACGCCAAATTGTTGTAACCGATTCACGTAATCATCGCATACAGCAGTTCGATTCTGAAGGTCGTTTTATACGTCAAATCGTCTTCGAAAGTAATGCTAAAACTAAGAATCCAGCTTCACCGCGCGGAGTTTGTTATACACCAACTGGTAAAATAATAGTATCGGACTTCGATAATCATTGTCTATATCTAATTAATCCAGATTTGACTGAG ATCGTGTCAATTAAAGGAGAAGAAGGTAATGGAATCCAAGAATTTAATCGTCCTTCCGGAATTTGCTGCGACGACGATGGACGCATTATTATTGCAGATTCTAAAAATCAACGCGTCATTGTTTACAATCCCAGtttaaaatttctttggaaC ATTGAAATACGTCCATCGAGAAATCCCTCAATGCCGCATAATCTCGACGAAAAAGATCGAGCTTGCGACGTTTCTCTTATGCCCGATGGTCGAATTGTTTTCCTACTCGAATTATCACCTGACACGAAAGAAGGATCCAATCCTTATAAAAGATTTGTACACGTTTTTTAA